The following proteins are co-located in the Siansivirga zeaxanthinifaciens CC-SAMT-1 genome:
- the holB gene encoding DNA polymerase III subunit delta': MLFQDILGQEHIKKHLTQSVDNGRIPHAQLFVGPEGCGALPMAIAYAQYVLCKNNQGENNTGIEACNLKFNNNSHPDLHFAFPVTTSEKAKSHPVSSHYLEEWRQLLKDQPYGNLFDWYKLLGVDNKQGQIGVDEAQDIVKALSLKAYEGGYKVMIIWMAEKMNTAAANKLLKLIEEPPSKTIFILIAEDEEQIINTIRSRCQVLHFPPLAEDVIKEALIKQYDLNEAAATKIAHQSNGNYNKACDLVYQDSEDIQFETWFVFWVRNAFKAKGNKAAIHDLISWSEDISKTGRETQKQFLNFCLDFFRQALLLNYNATDLVYFEPKTEKFKLENFAPFIHGNNILEISDELQDAIYHIERNGNSKIILTDLSIKLTRLLHKKDI, from the coding sequence ATGCTTTTTCAAGATATTTTAGGACAAGAACATATTAAAAAACATCTCACCCAAAGTGTAGATAATGGCCGCATTCCACATGCGCAGTTATTTGTTGGACCCGAGGGCTGTGGCGCGCTGCCTATGGCCATTGCTTATGCGCAATATGTTTTATGTAAAAATAACCAAGGCGAGAATAATACAGGCATAGAAGCTTGTAATTTAAAATTTAACAATAATTCGCACCCCGATTTACATTTTGCCTTTCCGGTAACTACTAGCGAAAAAGCAAAAAGCCACCCGGTTTCTAGTCATTATCTAGAAGAATGGCGCCAGCTTTTAAAAGATCAACCTTACGGAAATTTATTCGATTGGTATAAATTACTTGGTGTCGATAATAAACAAGGGCAAATTGGCGTGGATGAAGCTCAAGATATTGTGAAAGCACTATCCTTAAAAGCATACGAAGGCGGTTATAAAGTTATGATTATTTGGATGGCCGAAAAAATGAACACTGCTGCCGCCAATAAACTGCTTAAACTTATTGAAGAACCACCAAGCAAAACAATTTTTATATTAATTGCTGAAGATGAAGAGCAAATAATTAATACCATACGTTCCCGTTGCCAGGTTTTACATTTTCCGCCCTTAGCCGAAGATGTTATAAAAGAAGCTTTAATAAAACAATACGATTTAAATGAAGCGGCTGCGACAAAAATTGCACATCAATCTAATGGCAATTATAACAAAGCTTGCGATTTGGTATATCAGGATTCTGAAGACATTCAATTTGAAACCTGGTTTGTTTTCTGGGTAAGAAATGCCTTTAAAGCTAAAGGAAACAAAGCGGCTATTCACGATTTAATTTCCTGGAGTGAAGATATTTCTAAAACAGGTCGCGAAACGCAAAAGCAATTTCTTAATTTTTGTCTAGATTTTTTCAGACAAGCACTTCTGCTAAATTACAACGCCACAGATTTGGTGTATTTTGAACCCAAAACCGAAAAATTCAAGCTGGAAAACTTTGCACCCTTTATACATGGAAACAATATTTTAGAAATTAGCGACGAGCTGCAGGACGCCATTTACCATATTGAGCGTAATGGTAATTCTAAAATTATTCTAACCGATTTATCTATAAAATTAACACGTTTACTGCATAAAAAAGACATTTAA
- a CDS encoding OmpH family outer membrane protein — protein MKNIFYVVALAFVFTSCQKQAKIGFVDNGIIINDYQEKKDLETKFQGKDELFRKRADSIGQAFQQEVQQAQVAAQKASQQQAQQIMGGLQQKQQQLQQQMQAEQQQIQQAFQTEMDSVIVKVKRFVKDYGKKNGYSYVLGTSDASATVMYGTEENDLTKDVLEALNAAYKK, from the coding sequence ATGAAAAATATATTTTATGTAGTAGCCTTAGCTTTCGTTTTTACCTCTTGTCAAAAACAAGCAAAAATCGGCTTTGTTGATAATGGAATTATTATTAACGATTATCAAGAGAAAAAAGATTTAGAAACAAAGTTTCAAGGTAAAGATGAGCTTTTTAGAAAAAGAGCAGATAGCATAGGTCAAGCTTTTCAGCAAGAAGTTCAACAAGCCCAAGTTGCTGCCCAAAAAGCTTCACAGCAACAAGCACAACAAATTATGGGTGGTTTACAACAAAAGCAACAACAATTACAACAACAAATGCAAGCTGAGCAACAACAAATTCAACAAGCATTTCAAACAGAAATGGACTCTGTAATTGTAAAAGTAAAGCGTTTTGTTAAAGATTATGGTAAGAAAAATGGGTATAGCTATGTTTTAGGCACTAGTGATGCTTCTGCTACTGTAATGTATGGTACCGAAGAAAACGATTTAACTAAAGACGTTTTAGAAGCTTTAAATGCTGCTTATAAAAAATAA
- a CDS encoding class I SAM-dependent methyltransferase, translating to MLKEPSNKSYLEVKDFSVSGEWFQLKQNSQFGFLETTPQPSLDKLSDYYISDDYISHTDAKRNLFEKMYHAVRRIALKQKLQLINKYSTSSKQLLDIGCGTGEFLKVAQENNWNVSGLEPNLQAREIANNKTNGKVLDVTDAASLKANSFDVITLWHVLEHVPNLDQQIHTIKTLLKLDGTLIIAVPNHNSFDANYYKSFWAAFDVPRHLWHFNKTAISKLFSHAGFQLVDVKPMYFDTFYVSLLSEKYKTGKMNFLKGIYIGMLSNLKSLRSKECSSLIYILKRSEN from the coding sequence GTGCTTAAAGAACCATCAAATAAAAGCTACCTTGAAGTAAAAGATTTTTCTGTTTCGGGAGAGTGGTTTCAATTAAAACAGAATTCTCAATTCGGATTTTTAGAAACAACGCCCCAGCCATCTTTAGATAAATTATCAGACTATTATATAAGCGACGATTATATTTCGCATACCGATGCTAAACGCAATTTGTTTGAAAAAATGTATCATGCAGTACGTCGCATAGCTTTAAAACAAAAATTACAACTTATAAATAAGTATTCAACATCATCTAAACAATTATTAGATATTGGTTGCGGAACCGGCGAATTTTTAAAAGTAGCTCAAGAAAACAATTGGAATGTTTCTGGTTTAGAACCAAACCTACAGGCCCGCGAAATAGCAAACAACAAAACAAATGGCAAAGTTCTGGATGTTACCGATGCAGCTTCTTTAAAAGCAAATAGTTTTGATGTTATAACTTTATGGCATGTTTTAGAGCATGTGCCAAATCTCGATCAACAAATTCATACAATTAAAACATTATTAAAATTAGACGGCACATTAATTATTGCAGTTCCCAACCATAACAGTTTTGATGCAAATTATTATAAGTCTTTTTGGGCAGCTTTCGATGTGCCGAGACATTTATGGCATTTTAATAAAACAGCTATTTCAAAACTTTTTTCTCATGCAGGCTTTCAATTGGTAGATGTAAAACCAATGTATTTTGATACCTTCTATGTTAGTTTGCTTTCTGAAAAGTATAAAACAGGAAAAATGAATTTTCTAAAAGGAATTTATATTGGGATGCTATCAAATTTAAAATCTTTGCGATCAAAAGAGTGTTCATCGCTAATTTATATCTTAAAAAGAAGCGAAAATTAA
- a CDS encoding phosphoglycerate kinase produces the protein MKTLNDFNFKDKKALIRVDFNVPLNEKFEVTDATRIVSAKPTIIKILEDGGSCILMSHLGRPKGVQDEFSLRHIASKVEDILGVEVKFIDACVGETAETAAANLAPGQVLLLENLRFHKEEEAGDKAFAEQLSKLGDIYVNDAFGTAHRAHASTTIVAQFFPNAKCFGYLLAQEIESIEKVLKTGEKPVLAVLGGAKVSSKITIIENILDAVDHLIIGGGMSFTFIKAQGGSIGNSICEDDKQELALEILSKAKAKNVQVHIPVDVIAADAFSNDANTQVVDINAIPDGWEGVDAGPKSIKLFHDVVMQSKTILWNGPLGVFEMESFANGTIELGNSIAEATINGAFSLVGGGDSVAAVKQFGFEDKVSYVSTGGGAMLESLEGIVLPGIAAILE, from the coding sequence ATGAAAACCTTAAACGATTTTAATTTCAAAGATAAGAAAGCCTTAATCCGTGTAGATTTTAATGTGCCTTTAAATGAAAAGTTTGAAGTAACTGATGCTACAAGAATTGTATCGGCAAAACCAACCATTATTAAAATTTTAGAAGACGGTGGAAGCTGTATCTTAATGTCACACTTAGGTCGTCCAAAGGGAGTTCAAGACGAGTTTTCGTTACGTCATATTGCCAGTAAAGTAGAAGATATTTTAGGTGTTGAAGTTAAATTTATTGATGCTTGTGTAGGCGAAACAGCCGAAACAGCAGCAGCAAATTTAGCACCAGGCCAAGTATTGTTATTAGAAAATTTACGTTTTCACAAAGAAGAGGAAGCAGGCGATAAGGCTTTTGCAGAGCAATTATCTAAATTAGGTGATATTTATGTAAACGATGCTTTTGGTACAGCACATAGAGCGCACGCTTCTACAACCATTGTAGCTCAATTTTTTCCAAATGCTAAATGTTTTGGTTATTTGTTAGCTCAAGAAATTGAAAGTATAGAAAAAGTACTTAAAACCGGTGAAAAGCCTGTTTTAGCGGTATTAGGAGGCGCTAAAGTGTCTTCAAAAATTACAATTATTGAAAATATTTTAGATGCTGTAGACCATTTAATTATTGGTGGTGGTATGTCTTTTACTTTTATTAAAGCACAGGGTGGAAGCATAGGTAATTCTATTTGTGAAGATGATAAACAAGAATTAGCATTAGAAATTTTGAGTAAAGCTAAAGCTAAAAATGTACAAGTACATATTCCTGTAGATGTTATTGCTGCCGATGCATTTAGTAACGATGCGAATACACAGGTTGTAGATATTAATGCCATTCCAGATGGTTGGGAAGGTGTTGATGCTGGGCCAAAGTCTATTAAATTATTCCACGATGTTGTTATGCAATCTAAAACCATCCTTTGGAATGGTCCTCTTGGAGTTTTTGAAATGGAATCTTTCGCAAACGGAACCATTGAATTAGGTAATTCTATTGCAGAAGCTACTATAAACGGAGCTTTTTCTCTAGTAGGAGGAGGCGATTCTGTTGCTGCAGTAAAACAATTTGGTTTTGAAGATAAAGTAAGCTATGTAAGTACTGGTGGAGGTGCTATGTTAGAAAGTTTAGAAGGAATTGTATTACCAGGAATCGCTGCAATTTTAGAATAA
- a CDS encoding TonB-dependent receptor, which produces MRNLLLSFTLFMGIVLQAQEKYNIRGSIKDASNGETLLGATVALKNTSYGSVTNEYGFYSLSAPEGRYMLAISYLGYNTLSQEIDLNQDFNLNFELEPSATSLNEVVILAENTDEINIKKPQMSVSKLSSGTIKKIPVVLGEIDILKSIQLLPGVTNNGEGSSGFNVRGGAVDQNLVLLDEAIIYNTSHFFGFFSIFNADAIKDINLYKGDIPAKYGGRVSSVLDVRQKDGNSKDFGFSGGIGLISSRLAAEGPILSDKGSFLVAGRSSYAHLFLNASEDFKDDKISFYDLNLKANYELNNNNKFYLSGYFGRDVFNLSNFIKNNYGNATANLRWNHVFNDKLFSNLSLIYSKYDYQIILDFIELDWIADIKNFNLKYDLKYYVNSKLKLDFGASAITYNLNPGEINPTTETSPVNYLKLDTKRAIESGFYLNAEHELSNKLTAQYGFRVSSFSRLGGQNLSTYENNQPVKYNQELGIYERGTEVDETFISKGETIKTYSNFEPRLGLSYQLNDDQSIKLSYTKSTQYLHLLSNTASVTPLDVWTPSGQYIKPQIGNQFALGYFKNINNKRYSLEIETYYKTINNRIDYIDGSNLIGNNNIETEILNGEARAYGLEILFKKHKGNFTGWLAYTLSKSEQRTLGGIAGGPGINSGNWYNTPYDRTHDISLTANYELNNKWQFSSNLVFQTGRPVTYPNGQYTYEGLSIATYSGRNEDRLPAYHRLDLSATYSPTQRADKKWHGEWVFGIYNVYNRRNAASISFNQNIDTGLNEATRISIFGIIPSVTYNFKF; this is translated from the coding sequence ATGAGAAACCTTTTATTAAGTTTTACTCTTTTTATGGGCATTGTTTTACAAGCTCAAGAAAAGTATAATATTCGTGGATCAATTAAAGATGCCAGTAATGGCGAAACCCTTTTAGGCGCTACGGTTGCCTTAAAAAATACTTCTTACGGCTCTGTAACAAACGAATACGGTTTTTATTCTTTATCGGCTCCAGAAGGGCGTTATATGCTAGCAATTTCTTATTTAGGGTATAATACCTTGTCACAGGAAATTGATTTAAACCAGGATTTCAATTTAAATTTCGAATTAGAGCCTTCTGCAACCTCTTTAAATGAAGTAGTTATTTTGGCCGAAAACACCGATGAGATTAATATTAAAAAGCCTCAAATGAGTGTTTCTAAACTCAGTTCTGGAACCATAAAAAAGATTCCAGTCGTTTTGGGTGAAATTGATATATTAAAATCTATTCAATTGCTTCCAGGCGTTACTAATAATGGTGAAGGTTCTTCGGGTTTTAATGTTCGCGGTGGTGCTGTAGACCAAAACTTGGTACTTTTAGATGAAGCTATTATTTATAATACCTCACATTTTTTTGGTTTTTTCTCCATTTTTAATGCAGATGCTATTAAAGATATTAATCTATATAAAGGCGATATTCCAGCCAAATATGGAGGACGTGTATCGTCTGTTTTAGATGTGCGTCAAAAAGATGGAAATAGTAAAGATTTTGGCTTTTCTGGAGGTATTGGTTTAATTTCTAGCAGACTTGCTGCAGAAGGGCCTATTTTAAGCGATAAAGGTTCTTTTTTGGTTGCCGGACGTTCTTCGTATGCACACTTATTTTTAAATGCTTCAGAAGATTTTAAAGACGATAAAATTTCATTTTACGACTTAAATTTAAAAGCAAATTATGAACTAAATAATAACAACAAATTTTACCTTTCTGGATACTTCGGAAGAGATGTTTTTAACCTTTCAAATTTTATTAAAAATAATTATGGGAATGCCACGGCCAATCTGCGATGGAATCATGTTTTTAACGATAAATTATTTTCAAATTTATCATTAATTTATAGTAAATATGATTATCAAATTATTCTCGATTTTATTGAGTTAGATTGGATTGCAGATATTAAAAATTTTAACCTTAAATACGATTTAAAATACTATGTAAATAGCAAGTTAAAATTAGATTTTGGAGCCAGTGCCATCACTTATAATTTGAATCCGGGAGAAATAAATCCAACAACCGAAACGTCTCCTGTAAATTATTTAAAATTAGATACCAAAAGAGCCATAGAAAGTGGTTTTTATTTAAACGCAGAGCATGAATTATCTAACAAATTAACCGCACAATACGGTTTTAGAGTGAGTTCTTTTTCCCGATTAGGTGGTCAAAATTTAAGTACTTACGAAAACAATCAACCGGTTAAATATAATCAAGAATTGGGTATTTACGAGCGTGGTACCGAAGTAGACGAAACGTTTATTAGCAAGGGAGAAACCATTAAAACATACAGTAATTTCGAACCACGTTTGGGCTTGTCTTACCAGTTAAATGACGACCAATCTATTAAGTTAAGTTACACAAAATCAACACAATACTTGCACTTGCTGTCCAATACGGCCTCTGTAACACCACTAGATGTTTGGACACCCAGTGGGCAGTATATTAAACCTCAAATAGGGAATCAATTTGCTTTAGGATATTTTAAAAACATTAATAATAAAAGGTATTCCCTAGAAATTGAAACCTATTACAAAACCATTAACAATCGAATTGATTATATAGATGGCTCCAATTTAATAGGGAACAATAATATAGAAACCGAAATTTTAAATGGTGAAGCCCGAGCCTATGGTTTAGAAATTCTTTTTAAAAAACATAAAGGTAATTTTACAGGTTGGCTGGCGTATACCTTGTCTAAGTCCGAACAACGTACTTTAGGAGGTATAGCAGGTGGTCCGGGGATAAATTCAGGAAATTGGTACAATACACCATACGACAGAACGCATGATATCTCACTTACAGCAAATTATGAGTTGAATAATAAATGGCAATTTAGTTCGAATTTGGTATTTCAAACAGGAAGGCCCGTTACATATCCTAACGGACAATATACTTACGAAGGCTTATCGATAGCAACCTATTCGGGAAGAAACGAAGACCGATTGCCAGCTTACCACAGGCTAGATCTTTCGGCAACTTACAGTCCAACCCAAAGAGCAGATAAAAAATGGCATGGCGAGTGGGTTTTTGGTATTTATAATGTTTATAATAGAAGAAATGCGGCTTCCATTTCTTTTAATCAGAATATTGATACAGGATTAAATGAAGCAACCCGAATCTCAATTTTTGGTATTATTCCTTCAGTAACCTATAATTTTAAATTTTAA
- the ybeY gene encoding rRNA maturation RNase YbeY, which translates to MINFNYETDFLIPNEDSIAKWITNTIADEGFKLEEINYVFCDDEYLHKLNVEFLDHDTLTDVISFDYTVGKLIQGDIFISVERVRENALEFNTAFENELHRVMVHGVLHYCGYKDKTESDEQLMRTKEDYYLNQLG; encoded by the coding sequence ATGATTAATTTTAACTACGAAACCGATTTTTTAATTCCTAATGAAGACAGCATTGCAAAATGGATTACCAATACCATTGCCGATGAAGGATTTAAATTAGAAGAGATTAATTATGTGTTTTGTGATGACGAATACTTACACAAATTGAACGTAGAATTCTTAGATCACGACACCTTAACCGATGTTATTAGCTTCGATTACACCGTCGGAAAACTTATACAAGGCGATATTTTCATTTCTGTAGAACGTGTACGTGAAAATGCTTTAGAATTTAATACGGCCTTTGAAAACGAATTGCATCGTGTTATGGTGCATGGTGTTTTACATTATTGCGGCTACAAAGATAAGACGGAATCGGACGAGCAATTGATGCGTACTAAAGAAGATTACTATCTAAATCAACTAGGTTAA
- a CDS encoding DUF4249 domain-containing protein — MKTFIKYIALGLMLFPFSSCEDVIDLEVPTGKIRLVIEASLDWQKGTSGNNQTIKLSKSIPYFETSNNNLVTNASVKVTNIDTNETFVFTNENDGTYTTSSFVPILNNHYRLEINYDGEIYQAEETLIPVVDIKKITQSLEGGFDDELLDVNVFFDDPLETDNYYLVRYFEAGDLFPYLDALSDEFFQGEEMHDFLEKADDEDTSEDPFEPGDTLEISLFGISENYYNYMRLLIEQYFGGGDPFESTAAEIKGNCINKTNPENYAFGYFRVTQVNKTTFTFQ, encoded by the coding sequence ATGAAAACTTTTATAAAATATATCGCTCTTGGTTTAATGTTATTTCCGTTTTCATCATGTGAAGATGTTATAGATTTAGAGGTGCCAACGGGCAAAATAAGATTGGTTATCGAAGCTTCTTTAGATTGGCAAAAGGGGACTTCAGGTAATAATCAAACCATAAAATTGAGTAAATCTATTCCGTATTTCGAGACAAGCAACAATAATTTGGTAACCAACGCCAGTGTAAAAGTTACAAATATCGATACCAATGAAACATTTGTTTTTACTAATGAAAACGATGGAACCTATACCACATCTAGCTTTGTACCCATTTTAAACAATCATTATCGTTTAGAAATTAATTACGATGGAGAAATTTATCAAGCCGAAGAAACCTTAATACCAGTAGTAGATATTAAAAAAATTACCCAATCGCTTGAAGGTGGTTTTGATGATGAATTGCTAGATGTTAATGTGTTTTTCGACGATCCATTGGAAACCGATAATTATTATTTAGTTCGATATTTTGAAGCCGGCGATTTATTTCCTTATTTAGATGCGCTTTCAGATGAATTTTTTCAAGGTGAAGAAATGCACGATTTTCTTGAAAAAGCCGATGATGAAGACACTTCTGAAGATCCGTTTGAACCGGGAGATACCCTTGAAATTAGTCTTTTTGGAATTTCTGAAAATTACTATAATTATATGCGATTATTAATCGAGCAGTATTTTGGCGGTGGCGATCCATTCGAATCTACAGCTGCCGAAATTAAAGGGAATTGTATAAACAAAACCAACCCCGAAAACTATGCTTTTGGGTATTTTAGAGTTACACAAGTAAATAAAACCACTTTTACATTTCAGTAA
- the mnmG gene encoding tRNA uridine-5-carboxymethylaminomethyl(34) synthesis enzyme MnmG: protein MFNDVYDVIVVGAGHAGSEAAAAAANMGSKTLLVTMNLQNIAQMSCNPAMGGIAKGQIVREIDALGGYSGIVSDTSAIQFKMLNKSKGPAMWSPRVQSDRMRFAEDWRMLLEGTPNLDFYQEMVGGLLIENHRVVGVKTSLGVEIKGKSVVLTNGTFLNGLIHIGDKNFGGGRAGEKAATGITEQLVSLGFDSGRMKTGTPPRVDGRSLDYSKMVEQPGDENPEKFSYLDITKPLQNQRSCYMTYTSELVHDLLREGFDRSPMFNGRIKSLGPRYCPSIEDKINRFADKDRHQLFVEPEGWNTCEVYVNGFSTSLPEDVQFKALRSVVGFENVKFFRPGYAIEYDYFPPTQLKHTLETKLVEGLYFAGQINGTTGYEEAASQGLMAGINASLKVQEKDPFTLKRDEAYIGVLIDDLITKGTEEPYRMFTSRAEYRTLLRQDNADLRLTPKGYEIGLASEKRLKRMEQKHNEAEKFVQFFAETSVKPEVANPVLELKDSSPIRQSDKMFKIFSRPNITIDDMRKFDLVEAYINENNLDNEVIEQAEIQVKYSGYISKEKNNADKLTRLEYVKIPADFDYSQIKSMSFEAREKLKKIQPTTVSQASRISGVSPNDISVLLVYMGR from the coding sequence ATGTTTAATGATGTTTATGATGTTATAGTTGTTGGTGCTGGCCATGCAGGTAGCGAAGCTGCTGCGGCAGCTGCTAACATGGGTAGTAAAACATTACTTGTTACAATGAATTTGCAAAACATTGCTCAAATGTCTTGTAATCCTGCTATGGGCGGTATTGCTAAAGGGCAAATTGTTCGCGAAATTGATGCGCTTGGAGGGTATAGCGGTATTGTATCTGATACCTCGGCTATACAGTTCAAGATGCTAAACAAATCTAAAGGACCAGCCATGTGGAGTCCGAGAGTGCAAAGTGACCGTATGCGGTTTGCTGAAGACTGGCGAATGTTGTTAGAGGGGACACCTAATTTAGATTTTTACCAAGAAATGGTAGGTGGTTTGCTTATAGAAAATCATCGGGTTGTTGGTGTTAAAACATCGTTGGGTGTCGAGATAAAAGGTAAGTCGGTTGTGTTAACAAATGGCACTTTTTTAAATGGCTTAATTCATATTGGTGATAAAAATTTCGGAGGAGGTAGAGCAGGGGAAAAAGCGGCTACAGGCATAACAGAACAATTGGTGTCTTTAGGTTTTGATTCTGGTAGAATGAAAACAGGAACGCCACCCCGTGTTGATGGTCGTTCGCTTGATTATTCAAAAATGGTCGAACAGCCGGGTGATGAGAATCCAGAGAAATTTTCGTATTTAGATATCACTAAACCATTACAAAACCAGCGGTCTTGTTATATGACATATACCAGTGAATTAGTACACGATTTACTGCGCGAAGGCTTCGATAGATCACCCATGTTTAACGGCCGTATTAAAAGTTTAGGTCCGCGTTATTGTCCATCTATAGAAGATAAAATTAACAGGTTTGCAGATAAGGATAGGCATCAATTATTTGTTGAGCCCGAAGGTTGGAATACCTGTGAAGTTTATGTGAATGGGTTCTCAACTTCGCTTCCAGAAGATGTTCAATTTAAAGCCTTACGCTCTGTAGTTGGTTTTGAAAATGTGAAGTTTTTTAGACCAGGATATGCTATTGAATACGACTATTTTCCACCTACACAATTAAAGCATACTTTAGAAACTAAGCTCGTAGAAGGTTTGTATTTTGCAGGTCAAATAAATGGAACTACAGGTTATGAAGAAGCGGCTTCTCAAGGTTTAATGGCTGGTATAAATGCAAGCTTAAAAGTGCAAGAGAAAGATCCGTTTACTCTTAAAAGAGATGAAGCCTACATTGGTGTTTTGATAGATGATTTAATTACAAAAGGAACGGAAGAGCCTTATAGAATGTTTACATCACGTGCAGAATATAGAACCTTATTAAGACAAGATAATGCCGATTTACGATTAACGCCTAAAGGATATGAGATTGGTTTGGCTAGCGAAAAACGATTAAAGCGAATGGAGCAAAAGCATAACGAAGCTGAGAAATTTGTTCAGTTTTTTGCTGAAACCAGTGTGAAGCCAGAGGTAGCAAATCCGGTCTTAGAATTAAAAGATTCTTCACCAATTAGACAGTCTGATAAAATGTTTAAAATATTTTCAAGACCAAATATCACCATAGACGATATGCGTAAGTTTGATCTTGTTGAGGCTTATATAAACGAAAATAATTTAGACAACGAAGTAATCGAACAAGCCGAGATTCAGGTAAAATATTCTGGCTATATTTCAAAAGAAAAAAATAATGCCGATAAATTAACCCGATTGGAATATGTAAAAATCCCAGCCGATTTTGACTACTCTCAAATTAAATCGATGAGTTTTGAAGCACGTGAAAAACTTAAAAAAATTCAGCCTACAACCGTTTCTCAAGCTTCAAGAATTAGTGGTGTATCGCCTAATGACATTTCGGTGTTATTAGTTTATATGGGTCGATAA